A section of the Phaseolus vulgaris cultivar G19833 chromosome 8, P. vulgaris v2.0, whole genome shotgun sequence genome encodes:
- the LOC137825394 gene encoding uncharacterized protein — translation MDMEVGLITKRSDEVEMIYMEELMNIVHQHELVEEDYGTQFTTDEVFPSREDLLEWVRRVAYRLGFVIVIIRSDIANGKQWRKIYVLLGCEMGGSYRKYKDGLEVIVTCTRKCQCPFKLRGKPIGKGQGWVLKVICGTHNHDLYDTLVGHPYAGKLKENEHSMLVDITKSMVKPSSILRTLKENNEDNMTTIKQVYNARYSYKRSVRGPRTELQQLMMLLDRDNYLHWSFAFLSSEKEKNFIWALQKFRGSLLTSHVGPEVIVCDKDLTLMNVINIVFPKARNLLCRFHINKNVKAKCKMLVDSAEAWEVVMDSWRTIIDCTYIAKFDEFVKSFETICSPWPLLVEYVKNTWIIPHKEKFG, via the exons ATGGACATGGAGGTTGGATTGATTACAAAAAGATCGGATGAAGTAGAAATGATATATAtggaagaattaatgaatattGTGCATCAACATGAATTAGTTGAAGAGGACTATGGTACTCAATTTACAACAGATGAG GTTTTTCCTTCGCGAGAAGACTTACTTGAATGGGTCCGTAGGGTTGCTTATAGACTtggttttgttattgttattattaggTCTGACATAGCAAATGGAAAGCAATGGAGAAAAATATATGTCTTGTTAGGCTGTGAAATGGGGGGTAGTTACAGAAAGTATAAGGATGGTTTGGAGGTTATTGTAACTTGTACTCGAAAATGTCAATGTCCCTTTAAATTGCGAGGTAAACCTATTGGAAAAGGTCAAGGTTGGGTACTTAAGGTAATATGTGGTACTCATAATCATGATTTGTATGATACATTAGTTGGTCATCCATATGCGGGCAAATTAAAAGAGAATGAACATTCCATGCTTGTTGATATAACTAAAAGCATGGTTAAACCGAGTAGCATACTACGTACTTTGAAGGAGAATAATGAGGATAATATGACAACAATAAAGCAAGTATACAATGCAAGATACTCATACAAGAGATCAGTTAGAGGACCACGAACTGAATTACAACAGTTAATGATGTTGTTAGACCGTGACAACTATCTTCACTGGA GTTTTGCATTCTTATCTAGCGAGAAGGAAAAGAACTTCATATGGGCACTACAAAAGTTTAGAGGGTCACTTTTGACATCACATGTGGGGCCTGAAGTAATTGTTTGTGATAAAGATCTTACTTTGATGAATGTCATCAATATTGTGTTTCCTAAAGCAAGAAACCTTCTTTGTCGGTTTCATATCAATAAGAATGTTAAAGCAAAGTGTAAAATGTTGGTTGATTCTGCCGAGGCTTGGGAAGTTGTGATGGATTCATGGAGGACTATCATTGACTGTACATATATTGCTAAATTTGATGAGTTTGTTAAAAGTTTTGAAACTATTTGTTCACCGTGGCCATTACTTGTTGAATATGTGAAGAACACATGGATTATTCCGCACAAAGAAAAATTT GGTTGA
- the LOC137825804 gene encoding jasmonate-induced oxygenase 2-like, protein MTKNNSPQDWPEPIVRVQSLSERSIDSIPDRYIKPLSDRPSSAVLDDDTNIPIIDLAGLSGDPEARASTLSQISEACNEWGFFQIVNHGVSPQLMDMARETWRQFFHMPLEEKQQYANSPKTYEGYGSRLGIEKGAILDWSDYYFLHYLPLSLKDCNKWPSQPPSCREVCDEYGREVAKLCGRLMKVLSINLGLEEEVLERGFGGEDVGACMRVNYYPKCPRPELTLGLSSHSDPGGMTLLLSDDQVPGLQVRKAHNWITVKPLPHAFIVNIGDQIQVLSNGNYKSVEHRVVVNSNKERVSLAFFYNPKSNIPIEPVKELVKADKPALYTAMTFDEYRLFIRLRGPCGKSHVESLKSPR, encoded by the exons ATGACGAAAAACAACAGCCCTCAAGATTGGCCTGAGCCAATAGTCCGGGTTCAGTCCTTGTCCGAAAGGAGCATAGATTCAATTCCTGATAGATATATCAAGCCCCTAAGTGACCGTCCATCTTCTGCTGTTCTTGATGATGATACCAACATCCCAATTATTGACCTTGCAGGGCTTTCCGGTGACCCAGAAGCTCGAGCCTCCACGCTCAGCCAAATCTCTGAGGCCTGTAATGAGTGGGGCTTCTTCCAAATCGTAAACCATGGGGTTAGTCCTCAATTGATGGACATGGCTAGGGAAACTTGGCGCCAGTTCTTTCACATGCCATTGGAGGAGAAGCAGCAATATGCAAACTCCCCAAAAACTTACGAAGGGTATGGTAGCAGGCTTGGAATTGAGAAAGGTGCCATTCTTGATTGGAGTGATTACTATTTTCTTCATTACCTTCCCTTGTCCTTGAAGGACTGCAACAAATGGCCCTCTCAGCCTCCCTCTTGCag GGAAGTGTGCGATGAGTACGGAAGAGAGGTGGCGAAGCTGTGTGGGAGGTTGATGAAGGTTCTGTCGATAAACCTAGGATTGGAAGAGGAAGTGCTTGAGAGAGGTTTTGGAGGAGAAGATGTTGGAGCATGCATGAGGGTGAATTATTACCCAAAGTGTCCACGCCCAGAATTGACGTTGGGTTTGTCTTCCCACTCAGATCCTGGAGGCATGACCCTCTTACTTTCAGATGACCAAGTCCCTGGTCTTCAAGTCCGAAAAGCCCACAATTGGATCACCGTGAAGCCTCTTCCTCATGCTTTTATTGTCAATATTGGTGACCAGATTCAG GTTCTAAGCAATGGAAACTACAAGAGTGTGGAGCACAGGGTGGTAGTGAATTCAAACAAAGAGAGGGTTTCTCTGGCTTTCTTCTACAACCCCAAAAGCAACATACCCATAGAGCCAGTGAAGGAGTTGGTAAAGGCAGACAAACCTGCACTGTACACTGCCATGACCTTCGATGAATACAGACTCTTCATTAGATTGAGAGGGCCATGCGGAAAATCTCATGTCGAATCGTTGAAATCTCCAAGATGA